The following are encoded together in the Salvia hispanica cultivar TCC Black 2014 chromosome 6, UniMelb_Shisp_WGS_1.0, whole genome shotgun sequence genome:
- the LOC125195267 gene encoding uncharacterized protein LOC125195267 yields MILEAVANHRIWIWNAYFGVARSNNDINVLNSSTLFADQCRGRGPAIEFTANGRRHHMWYYLADGIYPRWPFFLRRSTAQLVRGEQESARKDVERAFGVLQSRWAIVKGPARFWYKEVIADVMYTCIIMHNMIVEQERGHVTDWVDDEAGSSSSTATSSVTRGLPMSFGEVLQRQASMRNQQDHTQLMTDMIEEVWNRNHRR; encoded by the coding sequence ATGATTCTGGAAGCCGTCGCTAACCATCGCATCTGGATCTGGAATGCCTACTTCGGTGTAGCcaggtcgaacaacgacatcaacgtcctcaactcatCCACCCTATTCGCCGATCAGTGCAGGGGTCGTGGCCCGGCCATCGAGTTCACTGCCAACGGCCGCAGACATCATATGTGGTACTACTTGGCCGATGGCATATACCCAAGGTggcctttttttttaagacgATCAACTGCCCAATTGGTGAGAGGAGAGCAGGAGTCCGCgcggaaggatgtggagcgggcttttggggtgctccaatcgcggtgGGCAATCGTGAAAGGTCCGGCGCGTTTCTGGTACAAGGAAGTCATCGCCGACGTCATGTATacgtgcatcatcatgcataacatgatagtcgaacaagAACGTGGACATGTCACCGATTGGGTGGATGATGAAGCCGGATCTAGCTCCAGCACGGCGACCTCGTCTGTCACTCGAGGATTACCGATGAGCTTCGGTGAGGTTCTACAGCGACAGGCCTCAATGCGCAACCAACAAGACCATACTCAACTCATGaccgacatgattgaagaagtttggaaccGCAACCACCGCCGTTGa